The nucleotide window CGCCCGACAGTATCAGGAAGACGCCCAGGAGCCTCGCAAGGGTGACCTGCTCGGCGAAGAAGATCGAGGAAACGCCCAGGACGAGGATGAAGACCAGCCCCGACATGACCGGGTAGGCTACAGACAGGTCCACCCTGGTCAAGGCCGCGCTCATGAACATGAAGGATATACCGAAGCAAACCACCCCCGTCACGGCCCAGGGGTTGCCGGCTATGCGAAGTACAGCCGCCGCGAACCCCCTCTCGAGCAGGTCCTGCTGGTGTCCGAAGCCGATCTTCATAATGCTGCTGGCCGTGGCGTTGAAAAGTGCGGAGCCCAGGATCATGAGCATACCGAGCCGGTCCATGGCAGAGCACCTCCCGCGGTTGGTAATTCATAGGGCTATGCCGTTATAATAATCCATGTTCGCGTTCTTTGCGCCCCGGCGCGAGAGATCCTCACTTTCTGGAGGCAGGATTCCTTGTTTTCTTCTCATAGAAAAAATATGCTGTTCCTTCTTGTCCTCACAACGGTCCTGTACCTCGTGGCCCTCGGAAGCCATGGCCTGCTCGATCCCGACGAGGGTCGATACTCGGAGATTCCCCGGGAAATGCTGGAGAGCGGGGACTTTATCACGCCCCGCCTCAACTACGTGGCCTACTTCGAAAAGCCGGTCCTCCACTACTGGCTCACGGCCCTTTCCTTCAAAGTGCTGGGGCAGAACGAGTTCGCCGCCCGCTTCTTCC belongs to Thermovirga sp. and includes:
- a CDS encoding EamA family transporter — protein: MDRLGMLMILGSALFNATASSIMKIGFGHQQDLLERGFAAAVLRIAGNPWAVTGVVCFGISFMFMSAALTRVDLSVAYPVMSGLVFILVLGVSSIFFAEQVTLARLLGVFLILSGVLVISR